The Anastrepha obliqua isolate idAnaObli1 chromosome 5, idAnaObli1_1.0, whole genome shotgun sequence DNA window tcgctgccaccagatgatgtcatttgttttttaactcgttacatttatttacataaatctgtcaattttcaatatttttaaattaaaatttacatcaacatagtttaatacatatataataaattacatTTTGTCCCATCCTCGagtaatcattcctacttacaaaaaaaaaaaattcacaaaaatcgactattttttgaaacctcacagtggcgttcccccttaagttAGTACATGACATTTTAGAAGGAAACTGAGAGCATAAAAAAGTTGGCTGCAAATATTCGTGCGGACAACgtgaattcaattcaattcgaaTTTCTAAAGGATTCTTTACCTTATTAATGTCATGGCAACGCATatttaacaattatttatttacccgTACTTCACAAATAAATCGACttatactaaatatttacaaatattataatttacaaagaggtgaaaatatttgtttaagaaacTCAAAAAAGGTAGCTTTTCGTTAAAGTGTATGAAAGTAAAATGGATTCGGGGTTTATTAGCCAAATGTCCTGTATTTGCGTCGGGCCAAAACGTGCTGGGAAAACACAACTTTTGAAGGCGttagaaaatccaaaatcaatCGACGAAACCACTTATTCCATGCCGACGAAtggcacaaatatttttacaattaatcTTCCAACAAAAGCTTTAAATGTTTCAAACCCAGCTCAAAAAACTCAGACGGAACAATCGGTGGACAAGAACGGTAAAGATACATCCGACGCAACAGTACCACGCCGCAAGCAAAAGAGTCCACTAAAATGCATTCGTATTTTGGAAATCGGAGGGGCAATGGCGCCGCTTTGGCGGCAGTACTATGGAAATGTATCGAAATTGATTTATGTGGTGGACACCTCAAATCTGTGTCAGATATCCGCAGCAGGTACTGTTCGTTGCAAAAATCTCATTAATTTTGTATCTTTACTGGTCCGCGTTTCAGTGCAAATTTAATACAGCTCCacagtagttaaaaaaaaatcacggaaAATCAATCCGAATTAAACTAAATACCTACTTATTCACGTTGTTTAACTACGTATATAGTGTATGTATACGGgtcattatatttttcttttttcaaggtGTGCTGCTGTATTCAATACTAGCCGAGCCTCGGTTGCAGCGCTGTCGCATTCTGCTTGTCCTTGCGAAGATGGATTACGCTTATCGTCAGATGCGTAACGAAGCCTTACTTATGTTGCAAATACAAGTAAGAtaaataagattattttattttaaattgctttaaaaatagGTTAATCCAGATAATGGAATAAAGGAAACTGGGAGGCGGTGTAAATTTAACTCCTCTATCTTCACTAagtagcggccgccgtagccgaatgggttggtgcgtgactaccattcggaattcacagagagaacgtaggttcgaatctcggtgaaacacaaaaattaaagaaaaacatgtttctaattAAGGGTCGCCCATcggtagacaatggcaaacctccgagtgtatttctgccataaaaaatatctgctgtttgCTGCcaccttaaaactgtaggtccctccatctgtggaagaacatcaagacgcacgccacaaataggaggaggagctcggccaaacacccaaaaagggtgtacgcgccaattatatataatatatatatatacatatatatatctgcACAAAGTTAAATGGTTCATCTTCCAGAGTAAAacttaaaatagttaaaattcaCTCTGAAAAATGTTCGCTTGTTATGCCTACGTTCTATGGATGCAGAGGTGCCATTGGCAAAAGACAGGGCCTCTTGCCTCGGATTGTACTTTGGGTTTACAATAGTGTTTCAAAGACAATTATTTtgttgattctgtcaaattcgctcagagccgaataacggtctgtttaAGAGCTGAcctttgaaatcttttcacTATGGAGTAACAGTACCTCTTCGAAGGTAGTATAGAAAGTCTTCAAATGAGCTAGCAGCGAAGTGTTTAAAGATGGTAGTACGGGTCCCCGGGTACATAGgctttacatataaaataatatagctGGCAAGGAACGGGACTTAGTTACAATTATAAGTTCCACTTCTCTTACAAATTAGATCGGTTTTCCTTGAACTTGCAAATATATAGTAAagcgttttccaataacaggtgttattttgaataacccgctatttcggtagattcacaagtagaaactacgccattaataaaaaacgATGCACGCTTAAAAAactcattgaaattattaaaattcactataaaaatggtgaaaatttggcagagacgggtcgtgaaactcgaacatttttgggtcattgtgaagcaccttgtcggacaataatacataaattggtgaaaaagaggttgtctgtaaagtcggtttactgacgatagcttaacgtgacaacgtcattagaaaatactgatggaatggttgcatttttcaaaagaaaattttaattttatttgtttgatagataatTTGTAAGGaaatagagaaggaggtaaatggaatcgtacTGGAATTGAtgaagttacatttacacaaacgtgaacaaTTACGGAACAttgatcaaattcatgaaagatatgttcaatttcgattgtgcatcagacgttaataagtcaacaacactaagaggcaccatcatcgatttgactttttcaagacacattactcTCGAAACACCCGCTTTcattttcctacttttcctatcatcgtcctattctcaaaagagaaatggttcattaccatgcacacaggaagaaggcatatgcaaatacaagtacatatgtgaatttatatacaaatgcgcatatacatacatatacatatatgctcactcaagtaggagagagccagatgtcgaacgttgccgaatgcggggccgattgtgctctttgccgttcattccgcgctttcgcttgcagttcaagcaaggtaacggcgattgagcaagataacgacgaatgagcaagataacgacgattgagcaagataacgacacattttttcgtgcgtgtcgccggctaaatcgaattataaaacGTTATCAGGTcgaaaattcgagctgttgggacaagttagtgatgtgaagactAAAACCCGAACAcgtcaagaacagccgaaaatattgctgttgtagcccaAAGTGTTGAAGTAAACCCATTCCAGCCcgttgtccattcctcgtcgttctttggaattaggcattccacaaacgtcattacaccgtattttgtataaagatttgggtcttaaggcttataaagtccagttaaaaCAACAGCTCAagtcggccgatcatcaacaacgtcgtgtctttgctgattgggtcgttgaaatgcatgataATGAtctggaattccatcgaaaaatcatcttgagcgatgaggcccatttccacctcggtggcttcgtcaataagcaaaattgtctgatctggggctcagaaattccaagagttattgttgaaaagcctctctaccctcaacgtgtgactgtttggtgcggtttatggcccggcggagtcattgcaccttactttttcgaaaatgaagctggagcaacaggtacggtgaatggattgctatcgagagatgattaacaattttttatggccgtaattggatggtattgatctggacaacgtttattttcaacaagacggcgctacgtgccacacaagcaccGAAAGCATTGATATTTTAtcggaataacacctcttattggaaaatcctttagaGGGGGGCTAGGAGGCCTCTCGAGCCACTATTGTAGCATTTGCAGGGATGGAGGAGAGGTGGAGAACATCAAGTAcagcacctaaagatgacctgatacccacagtttcatttggaaggaaatttgatgtcagagtTCCATTGCGttagcaatggagcaatccagaatgcattcagggaggtttgacggatattttctttactgatgggtccaaaaatgaaatagggtctggaggcggatggtacttaaacgatagtaacaagtatcactatgctatggggggaatggcaactgttttccaaacagaagtttttgccatcctaaaagtagccgaatggataatcgagaggagatggagcgggaaacagattggagtcttcagtgacggTCAGGCtgtcaagaatgtaagaagaagcttaattctgtcgcaagacaaaacaggcttgtacttatatgggttccaggacactccggtgttcaaggaaacgaaattgccgacgaattggtcaaccgtggatcagcggtgcccccacaggggtcagagccaataatcggaatcagtcccgcaggaatcaagaattgtatcagcgattatgtaggcaatctacataaagagcgatggtccggtctggaacgctgcacaactgcaaagtgttttgtgacaagtccgaacagaaaactgttaaactttctactaaaacttagaaggaaagatattcggttgatggtcggcatcattacaggacacaacccatggggtcatcatatgaccaccattggaatcatcgagaacccggtatgcctgtcatgcttggaggaggcggatagcactgagcactttctctgtgagtgtcctgcctttgctagagcaaggctacgagtattgggttccgatgtcatgagaatgagtaatattcgttctctaaaactagaggatatttacagatttgccaaagaatctggaaaattctcacaggactaactatctctatctctgtctctattctttcctatctctttctctgatacttttctccttccctccttgactatctaacccctttccagagctttaaatacaatgggctctttagcctgagtgttttaggagccaccaaatctcctggtgctccttggctcaaaTTCAAAAAGCACAGCCTCTGCCACTCTATCTTGTTCTGGCTTAAACTTAACATCACTAACCATAACCTAAGCAGCTTTCGTTACAGGCATAGAAAATTGGCAATCGCTTCGGCTAGGGATTTCAGctgaatatatttcttttcgttcaaatattttaatattaagagCGGGGAATATATCCGATTTATATCATGTTAGTTTCACTATTATCTGACAACTTCTTCTTTCCGCCTTAGATTACTGTTTACCATCAGGTATAAATGTTATTACTACATGTAAAATGGTTTAATTcttcaaaatccaaaaaaaaattacataaatattacttttaataatttcattattcAGAAACTACAAAAGGAAATTCGACAGGAGCTAACAATTGTAGAGGCCAGCGCAGTGAGTCAATTGGGTCTGGAGTCCATATACGCTTGGTTACGGATCCCTTAAAAATGTGGCAAGAATGCTGTGGTCCAAtcaatactcatacatacatgtgtagtaattaaatttgttttgtataaaattcgataattgtaataaataaaacaatatcttATAGTTGTACTTTCCGCAGAGGTTCGACTATAATTAGCTctgtctaaattttttaaacgcaATTTGAGCTTTCGACCATCGCCTAGCTCTCGTGTCCATATTTCTCAACcgatttatgaaattattttatgtacCTA harbors:
- the LOC129248229 gene encoding ADP-ribosylation factor-like protein 16, translated to MDSGFISQMSCICVGPKRAGKTQLLKALENPKSIDETTYSMPTNGTNIFTINLPTKALNVSNPAQKTQTEQSVDKNGKDTSDATVPRRKQKSPLKCIRILEIGGAMAPLWRQYYGNVSKLIYVVDTSNLCQISAAGVLLYSILAEPRLQRCRILLVLAKMDYAYRQMRNEALLMLQIQKLQKEIRQELTIVEASAVSQLGLESIYAWLRIP